One genomic region from Streptomyces venezuelae encodes:
- a CDS encoding LacI family DNA-binding transcriptional regulator, producing the protein MNGRQNGRPTLEQVAARAGVGRGTVSRVINGSPRVSEQTRTAVARAVAELGYVPNQAARALAGSRTDAIALVIPEAEARLFAEPYFLDLIRGVSAALADADKQLLLTLVRSEQERQRFEQYLAAQRVDGVLLASVHGDDPLPDRIRELGLPVVMNGRRSEAEPVPYVDSDNIGAGRAAVAHLVGGGRSRIATVTGPLDMYVARARLGGYRAGLAEAGHAPDEALVSAGDFTEEGGRRAMRVLLDRRPDLDAVFAASDVMAAGARGVLREAGRRVPEDVALVGVDDSAVARLMDPPLTSVRQPIEEMGRTMARMLIREIQGSGAAPEEPRRHVLPTELIVRDSC; encoded by the coding sequence GTGAACGGACGGCAGAACGGCAGACCGACCCTGGAACAGGTCGCGGCCAGGGCCGGCGTCGGCCGGGGCACGGTCTCCCGGGTGATCAACGGCTCCCCCCGGGTGAGCGAGCAGACCAGAACGGCCGTCGCCAGAGCCGTCGCCGAACTCGGCTACGTACCCAACCAGGCCGCCCGCGCTCTCGCCGGCAGCCGCACCGACGCCATCGCTCTCGTCATCCCCGAGGCCGAGGCCCGGCTCTTCGCGGAGCCGTACTTCCTCGACCTGATCCGCGGGGTCAGCGCCGCACTGGCCGACGCCGACAAGCAGCTGCTGCTCACGCTGGTCCGCAGCGAGCAGGAGCGCCAGCGCTTCGAGCAGTACCTCGCCGCGCAGCGCGTCGACGGCGTCCTGCTCGCCTCCGTCCACGGCGACGACCCGCTGCCCGACCGGATCCGCGAGCTCGGCCTGCCGGTCGTCATGAACGGGCGCCGCTCGGAGGCCGAGCCCGTGCCGTACGTCGACTCCGACAACATCGGGGCCGGGCGCGCGGCCGTCGCGCACCTCGTGGGCGGCGGCCGGAGCCGTATCGCGACCGTCACCGGGCCGCTCGACATGTACGTGGCCCGCGCCCGGCTCGGCGGATACCGCGCCGGGCTCGCCGAGGCGGGGCACGCGCCGGACGAGGCCCTCGTCTCCGCGGGCGACTTCACCGAGGAGGGCGGCCGGCGGGCCATGCGGGTGCTGCTCGACCGCAGGCCGGACCTGGACGCCGTCTTCGCCGCCTCCGACGTGATGGCGGCGGGGGCGCGCGGGGTGCTCCGGGAGGCCGGGCGGCGGGTGCCCGAGGACGTGGCACTGGTGGGGGTGGACGACTCGGCGGTGGCGCGGCTGATGGATCCGCCGCTGACGAGCGTGCGGCAGCCCATCGAGGAGATGGGGCGGACGATGGCGCGGATGCTGATCCGGGAGATCCAGGGGAGTGGGGCGGCGCCGGAGGAGCCGCGGCGGCACGTCCTGCCGACGGAGCTGATCGTGCGCGATTCCTGCTGA
- a CDS encoding ABC transporter substrate-binding protein, whose translation MRTSSSRRGRRAAIAAVAVVVTGTTLLTGCGSDSDDKGGDAQGGGKITLRVGTFGSFGYDNKTGAKLYAEYEKAHPNIKIEETNVSDGQKYWDTLKLRLAQNNGLADIQAVEVGYIAEATGETMADKWVDLSKEGGADIGAFLDWKVKQATTASGSVIGLGTDIGPMAVCYNKELFAKAKLPTERDAVARLWAGDWSKFLETGNTYKKNAPAGTAFHDSASGLFNAVVSSDPVQYADASGKLDWENSPGVKKAWETAVAASEGGLTAKLRQFDEKGTWNAAFKNSKFATVACPSWMTGIIKDQAGPANQGKWDIAAPPVSGNWGGAFLAVPKSGKHTKEAAELAAWLTAPEQHAKVFAVNGNIPSSKDTLTSSAVQDAKLPYFGETPVGKIFSSAAAGITPAVISRWDGQVKTFLTDNGILDIEQRGTDPAKAWENVKKLVDDKIDQ comes from the coding sequence ATGCGCACTTCCAGCAGCAGACGCGGACGCCGTGCGGCGATCGCGGCGGTCGCCGTCGTCGTGACCGGTACGACCCTGCTCACCGGTTGCGGCAGTGACAGCGACGACAAGGGCGGCGACGCCCAGGGCGGCGGCAAGATCACCCTGCGGGTCGGGACCTTCGGTTCCTTCGGCTACGACAACAAGACCGGCGCCAAGCTCTACGCCGAGTACGAGAAGGCCCACCCCAACATCAAGATCGAGGAGACGAACGTCTCCGACGGCCAGAAGTACTGGGACACGCTGAAGCTGCGCCTCGCCCAGAACAACGGTCTCGCCGACATCCAGGCCGTCGAGGTCGGCTACATCGCCGAGGCGACCGGCGAGACCATGGCGGACAAGTGGGTCGACCTGAGCAAGGAGGGCGGCGCGGACATCGGCGCCTTCCTCGACTGGAAGGTCAAGCAGGCGACGACGGCGAGCGGCAGCGTCATCGGCCTCGGCACCGACATCGGCCCCATGGCCGTCTGCTACAACAAGGAGCTCTTCGCCAAGGCCAAGCTGCCGACCGAGCGCGACGCCGTCGCCAGGCTGTGGGCCGGCGACTGGTCCAAGTTCCTCGAGACCGGGAACACGTACAAGAAGAACGCGCCCGCCGGCACCGCCTTCCACGACTCGGCGAGCGGCCTCTTCAACGCCGTGGTCTCCAGCGACCCCGTCCAGTACGCCGACGCGAGCGGCAAGCTCGACTGGGAGAACAGCCCCGGCGTGAAGAAGGCCTGGGAGACCGCCGTCGCGGCGAGCGAGGGCGGACTCACCGCCAAGCTCCGCCAGTTCGACGAGAAGGGCACCTGGAACGCCGCCTTCAAGAACTCCAAGTTCGCCACGGTCGCCTGCCCCAGCTGGATGACCGGCATCATCAAGGACCAGGCGGGCCCCGCCAACCAGGGCAAGTGGGACATCGCCGCGCCGCCGGTCTCCGGCAACTGGGGCGGCGCCTTCCTCGCCGTGCCGAAGTCCGGGAAGCACACCAAGGAGGCGGCCGAGCTCGCCGCCTGGCTGACCGCCCCCGAGCAGCACGCCAAGGTCTTCGCGGTCAACGGCAACATCCCCTCGTCCAAGGACACGCTCACCTCCTCGGCGGTCCAGGACGCCAAGCTGCCGTACTTCGGCGAGACCCCGGTCGGCAAGATCTTCTCGTCCGCCGCCGCCGGGATCACGCCCGCCGTCATCAGCCGCTGGGACGGTCAGGTGAAGACCTTCCTCACCGACAACGGCATCCTCGACATCGAGCAGCGCGGCACCGACCCGGCCAAGGCCTGGGAGAACGTCAAGAAGCTGGTCGACGACAAGATCGACCAGTAG
- a CDS encoding carbohydrate ABC transporter permease yields MATSVRARPDGSPPPAAPPSSSGSRSRRSAPGRRRSTLYRWDIKATPYLFIAPFFLTFAAFGLFPLIYTGWLSLNRVELGGDPQWKGLENYTDLATSEFFWNALANTFTIGVISTVPQLLMALGLAHLLNYKLRGRGFFRIAVLAPYATSIAAATLVFAQLFNTDYGMINTVLGWAGFDPVQWESSKWPAQIAISVIVTWRWTGYNALIYLAAMQAVPQDLYEAASLDGASRWRQFISVTIPSIRPTILFTVVVSTIGATQLFGEPMLYGGSVGISGGSGNQFQTLSLLMYEKGWVNNALGQASAIAWIMLLLLLIVGGVQALVSRHNRKKLGG; encoded by the coding sequence GTGGCCACCTCCGTTCGGGCGAGGCCTGACGGCTCCCCGCCGCCCGCCGCACCGCCCTCCTCCTCCGGCTCCCGGAGCCGCCGCTCCGCCCCCGGCCGCCGGCGCAGCACCCTCTACCGCTGGGACATCAAGGCGACCCCGTACCTCTTCATCGCCCCCTTCTTCCTCACGTTCGCCGCCTTCGGCCTCTTCCCGCTGATCTACACGGGCTGGCTCTCGCTCAACCGGGTGGAGCTCGGCGGTGACCCGCAGTGGAAGGGCCTGGAGAACTACACCGATCTCGCGACCAGCGAGTTCTTCTGGAACGCCCTCGCCAACACCTTCACCATCGGGGTCATCTCGACCGTCCCCCAGCTGCTCATGGCCCTGGGCCTGGCACACCTGCTCAACTACAAGCTCCGCGGCCGCGGCTTCTTCCGGATCGCGGTCCTCGCCCCGTACGCCACGTCGATCGCGGCGGCGACCCTGGTCTTCGCCCAGCTCTTCAACACCGACTACGGGATGATCAACACCGTCCTCGGCTGGGCCGGCTTCGACCCCGTCCAGTGGGAGTCCTCCAAATGGCCGGCGCAGATCGCGATCTCCGTGATCGTCACCTGGCGCTGGACCGGCTACAACGCCCTGATCTACCTGGCCGCCATGCAGGCCGTGCCCCAGGACCTCTACGAGGCCGCCTCTCTCGACGGGGCGTCGCGCTGGCGCCAGTTCATCAGCGTCACCATCCCGTCGATCCGGCCGACCATCCTCTTCACCGTCGTCGTCTCCACCATCGGCGCCACCCAGCTCTTCGGCGAGCCGATGCTCTACGGCGGCAGCGTCGGCATCAGCGGCGGCAGCGGCAACCAGTTCCAGACGCTGAGCCTGCTGATGTACGAGAAGGGATGGGTGAACAACGCGCTGGGCCAGGCCTCCGCCATCGCCTGGATCATGCTGCTGCTCCTCCTGATCGTCGGCGGCGTCCAGGCGCTCGTCTCCCGTCACAACCGCAAGAAGCTGGGAGGCTGA